A genomic stretch from Anaerolineae bacterium includes:
- a CDS encoding nitrate/sulfonate/bicarbonate ABC transporter ATP-binding protein: MPDNRVLLELRHVSQTYEGTQRRFIAVHDVNLTLREGEFVALLGPSGCGKSTLLRIITGLQRPTEGEVLYRGQPLRGVNPHATIVFQTFALFPWLTVLENVEVALKARGMPAKLRMARAIDLLDRVGLDGFETAYPRELSGGMRQKVGFARAMAVEPELLCLDEPFSALDVLSAEALRGELLELWVSGNIPTRAILMVTHNIEEAVFMADRLIVMDKEPGRVVMDLPVPLSHPRQRKDVKFLNVVDQVYAILAGQTQPEHMELGVAPGEPGRTRALPPITVNELAGLLEHLAEIPSGQMDIYRLSEELRVDSDRLLHLIEAAELLGFATIARGDVTLTPLGEAFAEASILARKEIFATRIRRLPLFRWLTAMLQAANNRQLQWGVVQTALELEFPPEQAERQLETAINWGRYAELIAYDDSDEVLYLEPTTKAQPTS; the protein is encoded by the coding sequence ATGCCTGATAACCGCGTTCTTTTGGAACTCCGACATGTCAGCCAGACATACGAAGGCACCCAGCGACGTTTCATCGCTGTTCACGATGTCAACCTGACCCTCCGAGAGGGGGAATTCGTCGCGCTCTTGGGGCCATCTGGCTGCGGCAAGAGCACTCTCCTGCGCATCATCACCGGGCTACAGCGGCCCACGGAGGGAGAGGTTCTGTATCGGGGCCAGCCTTTGCGCGGCGTGAACCCTCACGCGACCATCGTGTTTCAAACTTTCGCCCTTTTCCCTTGGCTGACCGTGTTAGAGAACGTCGAGGTGGCGCTCAAGGCTCGGGGGATGCCAGCGAAGCTGCGTATGGCGCGGGCGATTGACCTGTTGGACCGCGTGGGGCTGGATGGATTTGAGACGGCTTACCCGCGTGAGCTTTCCGGAGGGATGCGCCAAAAGGTGGGATTCGCGAGAGCGATGGCTGTAGAGCCGGAGCTCTTGTGTCTGGACGAGCCTTTCTCGGCCTTAGATGTGCTAAGTGCCGAAGCGCTTCGAGGTGAGCTGCTGGAGCTGTGGGTCAGTGGCAACATCCCCACACGGGCCATCCTGATGGTCACCCACAACATTGAGGAAGCCGTCTTCATGGCCGATCGTCTCATCGTTATGGACAAAGAGCCGGGTCGGGTGGTGATGGACCTGCCTGTGCCCCTTTCGCATCCACGTCAGCGCAAAGACGTCAAGTTTCTGAACGTCGTAGACCAAGTCTATGCGATCTTGGCTGGTCAAACGCAGCCGGAGCATATGGAGCTAGGAGTCGCCCCCGGTGAACCGGGACGCACACGAGCGCTGCCTCCCATCACCGTGAATGAGCTGGCCGGCTTGCTAGAACATCTGGCTGAGATCCCCAGTGGCCAGATGGACATCTATCGGCTCTCCGAAGAGCTGAGGGTGGACTCCGATCGCCTGCTGCACCTAATCGAGGCTGCGGAGCTGCTGGGCTTTGCTACCATCGCTAGGGGTGATGTGACGCTCACCCCGCTGGGTGAGGCCTTCGCTGAAGCGAGTATTCTGGCTCGCAAGGAGATCTTCGCCACGCGTATTCGTCGCCTCCCCCTATTCAGGTGGCTGACTGCGATGTTGCAGGCTGCGAACAATCGGCAACTGCAATGGGGCGTAGTTCAAACCGCTCTAGAGCTGGAGTTTCCACCAGAGCAGGCCGAACGCCAGCTGGAAACCGCCATCAACTGGGGCCGCTATGCAGAGCTGATCGCCTATGATGACAGCGATGAAGTTCTCTACCTCGAGCCTACTACCAAGGCTCAACCGACCTCATAG
- a CDS encoding ABC transporter permease subunit, with the protein MRPLRLFKVEQPLQRPITWGDAVAILFIAVMLYVGARLAFNAPAEVRGPTISLAPTALPWYAALSVGRMAAAYALSMLFTLVYGRAAAYHRRAELLLLPLLDIFQSVPILSFLPVVLLSFSAILPQNVAAELASIVLIFTSQVWNLTFAWYQSLTTIPKELREASTIFRLNGWLRFKTLELPFAAISLIWNSMMSWAGGWFFLMAAEIFTVGQRDFRLPGLGAYLQEAANQGNWHAIVWGISTLLLVILLLDQLVWRPLLAWADRFKLEMVESDLPPTSWFYEIVRSSRLADWLSQAVWRPFHEHLDAYMLRRFPMKEKESDQAGRSWLLYLTGVIGGILLGYGAYRAGRMLLMVPLAAWGMIATGVGITMLRVILALIIAFTWTIPMGVVIGTNPRLAAWLQPLVQVIASTPATALFPVLLLLVLRLPGGLDLAAVLLMLMGTQWYLLFNVIAGASAIPQDLKYTTTLLQLKRWARWRTLVLPALFPYLITGAITASGGAWNASIVAEHVEFAGQTLSTLGIGALIAQATATGDYPLLLAATLSMVLAVVLINRLVWRRLYHLAEERYRME; encoded by the coding sequence ATGCGGCCCCTGCGCCTCTTCAAGGTTGAGCAGCCTCTGCAGCGCCCCATCACATGGGGAGACGCTGTGGCGATCCTCTTCATCGCTGTGATGCTTTACGTGGGAGCGCGCCTAGCCTTTAACGCCCCCGCCGAGGTGCGGGGCCCGACTATCTCGCTCGCTCCTACCGCGCTGCCCTGGTACGCGGCCCTCTCCGTGGGCCGCATGGCCGCCGCTTACGCGTTATCCATGCTCTTTACCTTGGTGTATGGTCGTGCGGCGGCCTATCACCGGCGCGCTGAGCTGCTCTTGCTGCCCTTGCTGGACATTTTCCAAAGCGTGCCCATTCTCTCTTTTCTTCCCGTAGTCTTGCTCAGCTTCAGCGCGATCCTGCCGCAGAATGTGGCAGCCGAACTCGCTTCAATCGTTTTGATTTTCACTAGCCAGGTGTGGAATCTGACCTTTGCCTGGTACCAGTCGCTGACTACGATTCCCAAAGAGCTGCGAGAGGCGAGCACGATCTTTCGCTTGAACGGTTGGTTGCGCTTCAAGACCCTGGAGCTTCCCTTCGCAGCGATTAGCCTGATCTGGAACAGCATGATGAGCTGGGCCGGCGGCTGGTTTTTCCTGATGGCGGCTGAGATCTTCACGGTGGGCCAGCGCGATTTTCGCCTGCCTGGATTGGGGGCATACTTGCAGGAGGCTGCCAATCAGGGGAACTGGCATGCGATCGTCTGGGGAATCAGTACGCTCTTGCTGGTCATCCTCCTTCTCGATCAGTTAGTGTGGCGGCCATTGCTGGCCTGGGCGGATCGGTTTAAGCTCGAAATGGTGGAGAGCGATCTGCCGCCGACCTCGTGGTTTTACGAGATCGTGCGTAGCTCGCGGCTGGCAGATTGGTTATCGCAGGCGGTTTGGCGCCCGTTCCATGAGCATCTGGACGCGTACATGCTACGCCGTTTCCCAATGAAAGAAAAGGAATCCGATCAGGCTGGGCGGTCCTGGCTTCTGTACTTGACAGGTGTGATCGGTGGCATATTGTTAGGATACGGCGCTTACCGAGCTGGCCGGATGTTGCTGATGGTGCCATTGGCGGCGTGGGGGATGATCGCTACGGGGGTGGGGATCACGATGTTGCGTGTGATCTTGGCCCTAATCATCGCGTTCACCTGGACGATCCCTATGGGGGTGGTGATCGGGACCAACCCGCGCTTGGCTGCCTGGCTGCAGCCCCTGGTGCAAGTCATTGCCTCCACGCCAGCGACGGCTCTCTTCCCGGTGCTCTTGCTCCTCGTCCTCCGCCTGCCAGGCGGCCTAGATCTTGCGGCTGTGCTGCTGATGCTGATGGGCACGCAGTGGTATCTGCTGTTCAATGTGATCGCGGGTGCTAGCGCCATCCCACAGGACTTAAAGTACACGACCACATTGTTGCAGCTTAAGCGATGGGCACGTTGGCGCACATTGGTCTTGCCAGCCCTCTTCCCGTATCTGATCACGGGTGCTATCACGGCCAGCGGCGGCGCTTGGAATGCTAGCATCGTGGCCGAGCACGTCGAATTCGCCGGGCAGACGCTGAGCACCCTAGGCATTGGCGCATTGATCGCTCAGGCTACTGCGACCGGCGATTACCCGTTGCTCTTAGCTGCTACCTTGAGCATGGTGTTGGCCGTAGTGTTGATTAATCGCCTTGTCTGGCGAAGATTATATCATCTGGCCGAGGAACGTTATCGCATGGAGTGA
- a CDS encoding HEAT repeat domain-containing protein, whose product MSCPQCGASQSASGISYLEKLIAALRHPDPLTQRRAVYLLGQLGDQRAVEALVALLDAPVDPYVRAEAVLALSALGDEKAQAVLLQVKDDETQSVIVRRAAVRVLSAPLARDAPQEVSEKP is encoded by the coding sequence TTGAGCTGTCCTCAATGCGGTGCCTCGCAATCGGCAAGTGGGATCAGCTATCTCGAAAAGCTGATCGCAGCGCTACGTCATCCGGATCCGCTCACGCAACGGCGGGCTGTTTATCTGTTAGGACAGCTAGGTGATCAGCGAGCAGTAGAGGCCCTAGTCGCGTTGCTAGATGCACCAGTGGATCCGTATGTGCGTGCCGAAGCCGTCTTGGCGCTAAGCGCCCTCGGCGACGAAAAAGCTCAAGCCGTCCTTCTGCAGGTCAAGGATGACGAAACGCAATCGGTTATCGTACGCCGCGCGGCTGTTCGTGTCCTCTCCGCTCCCCTTGCCCGCGATGCCCCTCAAGAGGTGTCTGAAAAACCTTAA
- a CDS encoding histidine phosphatase family protein, with amino-acid sequence MTITLLLVRHGQTAWNREERFRGRTDLPLNEAGLQQAEAVACRIAAEYRPIAVLTSPLQRAIQTAEVIARPFHLRVQPHEGLLDLDYGDFAGLSPAEAEARFPELYRTWLNAPHCVRFPHGESLGDVRARSESLVHELIELYPNESVVLVSHLIVCRVLMCRLLGLHEGYILRFQVDTASLTVFEADHERARLILANDTCHLKGN; translated from the coding sequence ATGACCATAACGCTTCTCTTGGTCCGTCATGGACAGACAGCCTGGAATAGAGAGGAGCGCTTCCGGGGGCGGACCGATCTTCCCCTTAACGAAGCCGGCCTACAACAGGCAGAGGCAGTGGCATGCCGTATCGCCGCCGAGTACCGGCCAATAGCCGTGCTCACCAGCCCTCTACAGCGGGCGATACAGACAGCAGAGGTGATCGCCCGACCGTTCCATTTGCGAGTCCAACCCCACGAGGGATTGCTTGATCTGGATTATGGGGACTTCGCCGGCCTCAGCCCGGCAGAAGCCGAGGCGCGATTTCCAGAGCTGTATCGGACGTGGCTGAACGCGCCGCACTGTGTTCGTTTTCCCCATGGCGAGTCGTTGGGCGATGTGCGGGCTCGCTCCGAGAGCCTGGTTCATGAATTGATCGAGCTTTACCCAAATGAGTCGGTGGTGTTGGTGAGTCATCTCATCGTCTGTCGTGTGCTTATGTGCCGCCTGCTGGGCCTTCATGAGGGCTATATCCTACGATTTCAGGTGGATACAGCATCCCTTACGGTCTTTGAGGCAGATCATGAGCGAGCTAGGCTCATCCTCGCAAATGACACCTGTCATCTGAAGGGCAATTAG